In one Streptomyces sp. NBC_00597 genomic region, the following are encoded:
- a CDS encoding trypsin-like serine protease — protein sequence MSVPRPRAARMTGLLAATAVLSVGVIPTVPAFALAGPEAAAGQQSSAVRLTLGDEANSRACTGSLVDRFWVLTAASCFADTPGTTVPAGKPALKATATLSDGKTVEITEIAPRADRDAALVRLATAVIGIKPATLAATVPAANTELTAAGFGRTKTEWVTDKLHTGTFTVNSATPTTLAVTGKGTDVLCKGDTGGPLLNGAGEIVGVNSRSWQGGCLGTPATETRTGAISTRTDDLGQWITASIPRSQGASSDFNGDGKADLALTGGANWDCLPVAMSKGDGAFNTTCNAPVGGSWGYWASTPNVKVVKGDFNADGKTDMALTGGANWDCLPVALSKGDGTFNVNCNAPVGGYWGEWAATPNAKVVSGDFNADGKTDMALTGGANWDCLPVAMSKGDGTFNVNCNAPVGGSWGFWASTPNVKVVSGDFNADGKTDMALTGGSGWDCLPVAMSKGDATFNVNCNAPGLSWGDWAATSNVKVVNADLNGDGRTDMALTGGANWDCLPVAMSKGDGTFNVNCNAPVGGSWGFWASTPNVKVVSGDFNADGKTDMALTGGSGWDCLPVALSKGDGTFNVNCNAPGLSWGDWAATSNVKVVSGDLNGDGRTDMALTGGANWDCLPVAMSKGDGTFTTTCKAPGLSWGFWAATSGVTVV from the coding sequence ATGTCCGTACCCCGTCCGCGTGCCGCGCGGATGACCGGCCTGTTGGCCGCCACCGCCGTCCTGTCCGTGGGTGTGATCCCGACCGTCCCCGCCTTCGCGCTCGCGGGACCCGAAGCCGCCGCAGGACAGCAGTCCTCCGCGGTGCGGCTCACCCTCGGCGACGAGGCCAACTCCCGTGCCTGCACCGGCTCGCTGGTCGACCGCTTCTGGGTGCTGACCGCCGCCAGCTGCTTCGCCGACACGCCCGGCACCACGGTCCCGGCCGGCAAGCCCGCCCTGAAGGCCACCGCGACCCTCAGCGACGGCAAGACCGTCGAGATCACCGAGATCGCCCCGCGCGCAGACCGCGATGCCGCCCTGGTACGGCTGGCCACCGCCGTCATCGGCATCAAGCCCGCCACCCTCGCCGCGACCGTCCCGGCCGCCAACACCGAACTGACCGCGGCCGGGTTCGGTCGTACCAAGACGGAGTGGGTGACCGACAAGCTCCACACCGGCACCTTCACGGTCAACTCCGCCACCCCGACCACCCTGGCCGTCACCGGCAAGGGCACGGACGTCCTCTGCAAGGGCGACACCGGAGGCCCGCTGCTCAACGGCGCCGGCGAGATCGTCGGAGTCAACTCCCGCTCCTGGCAGGGCGGCTGTCTGGGAACCCCGGCCACCGAGACCCGCACGGGCGCCATCTCCACCCGCACCGACGACCTGGGGCAGTGGATCACGGCCAGTATCCCGCGCAGCCAGGGAGCCTCCAGCGACTTCAACGGTGACGGCAAGGCCGACCTCGCCCTGACCGGTGGCGCGAACTGGGACTGCCTGCCCGTCGCCATGTCGAAGGGCGACGGCGCGTTCAACACCACCTGTAATGCTCCCGTCGGTGGTTCCTGGGGTTACTGGGCGTCGACGCCGAACGTGAAGGTCGTCAAGGGCGACTTCAACGCGGACGGCAAGACGGACATGGCGCTGACCGGTGGCGCGAACTGGGACTGCCTGCCCGTCGCGCTGTCGAAGGGTGACGGCACGTTCAACGTGAACTGCAACGCCCCTGTCGGTGGCTACTGGGGCGAGTGGGCCGCAACGCCGAACGCGAAGGTCGTCAGCGGTGACTTCAACGCCGACGGCAAGACGGACATGGCGCTGACCGGTGGTGCGAACTGGGACTGCCTGCCGGTCGCCATGTCGAAGGGCGACGGCACGTTCAACGTGAACTGCAACGCCCCTGTCGGTGGTTCCTGGGGCTTCTGGGCGTCGACGCCGAACGTGAAGGTCGTCAGCGGTGACTTCAACGCGGACGGCAAGACGGACATGGCGCTGACCGGTGGCTCCGGCTGGGACTGCCTGCCGGTCGCCATGTCGAAGGGTGATGCCACGTTCAACGTGAACTGCAACGCTCCCGGCCTCAGCTGGGGCGACTGGGCTGCGACCTCGAACGTGAAGGTCGTGAACGCCGACCTGAACGGTGACGGCAGGACGGACATGGCGCTGACCGGTGGTGCGAACTGGGACTGCCTGCCGGTCGCCATGTCGAAGGGCGACGGCACGTTCAACGTGAACTGCAACGCCCCTGTCGGTGGCTCCTGGGGCTTCTGGGCGTCGACGCCGAACGTGAAGGTCGTCAGCGGTGACTTCAACGCGGACGGCAAGACGGACATGGCGCTGACCGGTGGCTCCGGCTGGGACTGCCTGCCGGTCGCCTTGTCGAAGGGTGACGGCACGTTCAACGTGAACTGCAACGCTCCCGGCCTCAGCTGGGGCGACTGGGCCGCGACCTCGAACGTGAAGGTCGTCAGCGGCGACCTGAACGGTGACGGCAGGACGGACATGGCGCTGACCGGTGGCGCGAACTGGGACTGCCTGCCGGTCGCCATGTCGAAGGGCGACGGCACCTTCACCACCACGTGCAAGGCTCCCGGTCTCAGCTGGGGTTTCTGGGCCGCCACCTCCGGCGTGACCGTGGTCTAG
- a CDS encoding glycosyltransferase produces the protein MRVLHTVTLHSPSHAFGGPVRVALNLAEGLRGRGHEACLLALGEGFPDPWPTSVEGVPAKLFQARRILPLGFSGMTSPALLASAGRLVRDADVVHVHLARDLVTLPVALAALRAGKPLVLQTHGMVDPSDKLLAKVLDAVAVRRLLRGADAVLYLTPHEREGLDAVVGAPLPGAVRLVNGTPAQDERPAPAGAPRILYSARLQARKRPVDFVDAAPAILAAHPDTEFVVAGPDEGELPAVRARITELGLGDRFTVPGALSTAEVLAELRRAHVYVLPSVDEPFPMSVLEALSVGVPSVVTHSNGLARDIAAAGAGRAVTPGPAGISEAVLALLDPQTNATASLAARKLAAESFSMDAVLDTLLPVYEKAGHRG, from the coding sequence GTGAGAGTCCTGCACACCGTCACGCTCCACTCCCCCTCGCACGCCTTCGGCGGACCGGTCCGGGTCGCGCTCAACCTGGCCGAAGGGCTGCGCGGACGTGGCCACGAGGCCTGCCTGCTCGCGCTCGGCGAGGGCTTCCCCGACCCGTGGCCGACCTCGGTGGAGGGCGTCCCGGCGAAGTTGTTCCAGGCCCGGCGCATCCTTCCCCTCGGCTTCAGCGGAATGACCTCACCGGCCCTGCTGGCCTCGGCGGGCCGGCTGGTCCGGGACGCGGACGTGGTCCACGTCCACCTCGCGCGGGACCTGGTGACCCTGCCGGTGGCCCTCGCGGCACTTCGGGCCGGCAAGCCGCTGGTGCTCCAGACCCACGGGATGGTGGACCCGAGCGACAAGCTGCTGGCCAAGGTGCTCGACGCGGTGGCCGTACGCCGGCTGCTGCGCGGCGCGGACGCGGTGCTGTACCTGACCCCGCACGAACGCGAGGGCCTCGACGCGGTGGTGGGCGCCCCGCTGCCGGGGGCGGTCCGGCTGGTCAACGGCACGCCCGCGCAGGACGAGCGCCCGGCCCCGGCCGGCGCCCCGCGCATCCTGTACTCGGCGCGCCTGCAGGCCCGCAAGCGCCCGGTGGACTTCGTCGACGCGGCCCCGGCGATCCTGGCGGCGCACCCGGACACCGAGTTCGTGGTGGCCGGCCCGGACGAGGGCGAACTGCCGGCGGTCCGCGCCCGCATCACGGAACTGGGCCTCGGCGACCGCTTCACGGTCCCGGGTGCACTGTCCACCGCCGAGGTCCTGGCGGAGCTGCGCCGGGCCCACGTCTACGTCCTGCCGTCGGTGGACGAGCCGTTCCCGATGTCGGTCCTGGAGGCCCTGTCGGTGGGCGTCCCCTCGGTGGTCACGCACTCGAACGGGCTGGCCCGCGACATCGCCGCCGCAGGAGCCGGCCGGGCCGTCACTCCCGGCCCGGCCGGCATCTCGGAGGCGGTCCTCGCCCTCCTGGACCCGCAGACCAACGCGACGGCCTCGCTGGCGGCCCGCAAACTGGCCGCGGAATCCTTCTCGATGGACGCGGTCCTGGACACCCTGCTGCCGGTCTACGAGAAGGCCGGCCATCGGGGTTAG
- a CDS encoding WcaF family extracellular polysaccharide biosynthesis acetyltransferase → MRDLPAFTLAGYDKGRGLLTQALWFAVMNTLFMAWFCPARLRVALLRAFGARIGEGVLIRHKVRVLWPWKLTVGDHTWIGEGAWLLNLEPVAIGANVCISQEAMLCTGSHDHRAADFRYRNAPIVVEDGAWVAVRATVLAGVTVGRCAVAGAGSVIHRNLPALTLQTMDGQRRPVEEPK, encoded by the coding sequence TTGCGTGATCTTCCTGCCTTCACGCTGGCCGGTTACGACAAGGGGCGCGGGCTGCTGACGCAGGCGCTGTGGTTCGCGGTGATGAACACGCTGTTCATGGCGTGGTTCTGCCCCGCCCGGCTGCGCGTGGCGCTGCTGCGGGCGTTCGGCGCCCGGATCGGCGAGGGCGTGCTGATCCGGCACAAGGTGCGGGTGCTGTGGCCGTGGAAGCTCACCGTCGGCGACCACACTTGGATCGGCGAGGGCGCCTGGCTGCTGAACCTGGAGCCGGTGGCCATCGGGGCGAACGTGTGCATCTCGCAGGAGGCCATGCTGTGCACCGGCTCGCACGACCACCGGGCCGCGGACTTCCGCTACCGGAACGCGCCGATCGTCGTCGAGGACGGCGCATGGGTGGCCGTACGGGCGACCGTGCTGGCCGGGGTCACGGTGGGCCGATGCGCGGTGGCGGGCGCCGGATCGGTGATCCACAGAAACCTTCCTGCACTGACCCTGCAGACGATGGACGGGCAGCGCCGCCCGGTCGAGGAGCCCAAGTGA
- a CDS encoding lipopolysaccharide biosynthesis protein translates to MIETNRPASVPAEDEPDLLRDQFKQLLRYRRLLGAGIGIGLLGGVYLGVSTSDTYVATADIVLRAPTDDPFNPSLAPDKAINIGSERQVALSSSIANEAAKKLGVTSKDFAGLRSGLQVTNPPQTMVLRFTYTASSPKEAATRANAMTEAYLLKRQESLDVTRDKMVKGYQDQRDPVAKNLDELVKQINAMPSGPGRDAAYSSKTDLQSKVNTLNSNIAKLQALDMTPGRVTSAATPPSGTDGPGIPMSLALGAAVGLALGLLAAWVRLVFDPAPRSEGDVARALRAPVLGYLPRPKTGGGPLLAAGEEDPRLAEEFRSVAFRLAYDSRFADRRRLLVVAPRGSSETAAAAAVNLAASFAETGKDVLLIEADLRTPVLASQLPTGAGRPRWSQPPGGQAAGGHSAPHGESDWPDGRQLVVDAGESGSFDLIPGEPVRNVARALTSPRATRLIAEADSPNSTVVVLAPPVLSYADALALVDRVDGVLVVCDPRAVHRSDLSRIRELISGAGGTVLGAVLHAPLPGDKRGRGGRGGKSSGPGTPAQAARPAAPQPLTRQQDQSNQGRQAEPEQHVPGDGTDTVALRTVRMGRR, encoded by the coding sequence GTGATCGAGACGAACCGCCCTGCATCCGTGCCGGCGGAGGACGAACCGGACCTCCTCAGGGACCAGTTCAAGCAGCTCCTGCGCTACCGCCGCCTCCTCGGGGCGGGCATCGGCATCGGCCTCCTGGGCGGCGTCTACCTCGGCGTCTCCACGTCCGACACCTATGTCGCGACCGCGGACATCGTGCTGCGCGCACCCACCGACGACCCGTTCAACCCGAGCCTCGCGCCCGACAAGGCGATCAACATCGGCTCGGAGCGGCAGGTCGCGCTCAGCTCCTCCATAGCCAACGAGGCCGCGAAGAAGCTCGGGGTGACCTCGAAGGACTTCGCCGGGCTGCGCAGCGGCCTCCAGGTGACCAACCCGCCGCAGACGATGGTGCTGCGCTTCACCTACACCGCGTCCTCCCCCAAGGAGGCCGCCACCCGCGCCAACGCGATGACCGAGGCCTACCTGCTCAAGCGGCAGGAGTCGCTCGACGTCACCCGCGACAAGATGGTCAAGGGCTACCAGGACCAGCGCGACCCCGTCGCCAAGAACCTTGACGAGCTCGTCAAGCAGATCAACGCCATGCCGTCGGGTCCGGGGCGCGACGCCGCGTACTCCTCGAAGACCGACCTGCAGAGCAAGGTCAACACCCTCAACAGCAACATCGCCAAGCTCCAGGCCCTGGACATGACGCCGGGCCGGGTCACCAGCGCCGCGACCCCGCCGTCCGGCACCGACGGACCCGGCATCCCGATGTCGCTCGCGCTCGGCGCGGCCGTGGGTCTGGCCCTCGGCCTGCTCGCCGCGTGGGTCCGCCTCGTCTTCGACCCCGCGCCGCGCTCCGAGGGCGATGTCGCGCGGGCGCTGCGGGCCCCCGTACTGGGCTACCTGCCGCGGCCCAAGACCGGCGGCGGGCCGCTGCTCGCGGCCGGTGAGGAAGACCCCCGCCTCGCCGAGGAGTTCCGCTCGGTGGCCTTCCGGCTCGCCTACGACTCCCGGTTCGCCGACCGGCGCCGGCTGCTGGTCGTCGCCCCGCGGGGCAGCAGCGAGACCGCCGCCGCCGCGGCCGTGAACCTGGCCGCCTCCTTCGCGGAGACCGGCAAGGACGTCCTGCTCATCGAAGCCGACCTGCGCACGCCGGTGTTGGCCAGCCAGTTGCCGACCGGCGCTGGGCGGCCGCGCTGGAGCCAGCCGCCCGGCGGCCAGGCCGCCGGCGGGCACTCCGCCCCGCACGGCGAGTCCGACTGGCCCGACGGCCGCCAGCTCGTCGTCGACGCCGGGGAATCGGGCTCCTTCGACCTGATCCCGGGCGAGCCGGTGCGCAATGTGGCCCGCGCGCTGACCTCCCCGCGCGCCACCCGACTGATCGCCGAAGCCGACTCCCCCAACTCCACCGTCGTCGTGCTCGCGCCGCCGGTGCTCTCGTACGCCGACGCCCTCGCGCTCGTCGACCGCGTCGACGGCGTCCTCGTGGTGTGCGACCCGCGCGCCGTCCACCGCAGCGACCTGTCCCGGATCCGCGAGCTGATCAGCGGCGCCGGCGGCACCGTGCTCGGCGCGGTGCTGCACGCCCCGCTGCCCGGCGACAAGCGCGGCCGTGGTGGACGCGGCGGCAAGTCGAGCGGCCCGGGCACCCCGGCGCAGGCCGCTCGTCCGGCCGCGCCGCAGCCGCTCACGCGTCAGCAGGACCAGTCGAACCAGGGCCGGCAGGCCGAGCCGGAGCAGCACGTCCCGGGCGACGGCACGGACACGGTGGCCCTGCGCACGGTGCGCATGGGCCGCAGATGA
- a CDS encoding glycosyltransferase family 4 protein has product MVSTNYAPEHAGIGPYATQIAEHWAGLGHDTHVLAGMPHYPSWSLEPEYKGALQRTERRAGVTVHRRAHTVPPRQTAVKRALFEGSILLHGAVAPPRMPRPDAVMAQMPSLAGGVLAARLAARWKVPFVPVVQDLMGAAAAQSGISGGDKAAAIAGRAEAYALKRATLVGVIHETFVDRVVGMGVDPKKIRLVPNWSHVPQPTKPRGQTRRHLGWGPGEPVVLHSGNMGLKQGLEVLVGAARLDPGVRFVLMGDGSQRAALADLAADVPNLDIIPPAADGEFPDILAAADVLAVTQHAAVLDMSVPSKLTSYFQAGRPVIASVAAEGGTAQEVERSGAGVLVPPEDPHALLKAVRALTEDPAGADALGAAGPRHVAAHLSRDAGLARIDALIDEALGGPQP; this is encoded by the coding sequence CTGGTTTCCACCAATTACGCACCCGAGCACGCGGGGATTGGGCCCTACGCCACCCAGATCGCGGAGCACTGGGCGGGTCTCGGCCATGACACCCACGTCCTCGCCGGGATGCCCCACTACCCGTCGTGGTCGTTGGAGCCGGAGTACAAGGGGGCGCTCCAGCGCACGGAACGGCGCGCGGGGGTCACTGTGCACCGGCGTGCCCACACCGTGCCGCCCCGCCAAACCGCCGTAAAACGCGCCCTGTTCGAAGGATCGATTCTTCTGCACGGCGCCGTGGCCCCTCCCCGGATGCCGCGCCCCGACGCGGTGATGGCCCAGATGCCCAGCCTGGCCGGCGGCGTCCTCGCCGCACGGCTCGCCGCGCGCTGGAAGGTCCCGTTCGTCCCGGTCGTCCAGGACCTGATGGGCGCGGCCGCCGCGCAGAGCGGAATCAGCGGCGGCGACAAGGCGGCCGCGATCGCCGGGCGCGCGGAGGCGTACGCACTGAAGCGGGCCACCCTGGTCGGCGTCATCCACGAGACCTTCGTGGACCGGGTCGTCGGCATGGGCGTGGACCCGAAGAAGATCCGCCTCGTGCCCAATTGGTCCCACGTCCCGCAGCCCACCAAGCCGCGCGGCCAGACCCGGCGCCACCTCGGCTGGGGGCCCGGCGAGCCGGTCGTCCTGCACTCCGGGAACATGGGCCTCAAGCAGGGCCTTGAGGTGCTCGTCGGCGCCGCCCGCCTGGATCCGGGCGTCCGCTTCGTCCTCATGGGCGACGGCAGTCAGCGCGCGGCCCTCGCCGATCTCGCGGCGGACGTGCCGAACCTGGACATCATCCCCCCTGCCGCCGACGGAGAGTTCCCGGATATCCTCGCGGCGGCGGACGTGCTCGCCGTGACGCAGCACGCGGCCGTGCTCGACATGAGCGTGCCGTCCAAACTGACCTCGTACTTCCAGGCCGGCCGCCCCGTCATCGCTTCCGTGGCGGCGGAGGGCGGTACCGCCCAGGAAGTGGAACGCTCGGGCGCAGGGGTGCTCGTACCACCGGAGGACCCCCACGCCCTGCTGAAGGCCGTACGGGCCCTCACCGAGGACCCCGCGGGCGCGGACGCCCTGGGAGCGGCCGGGCCGCGCCACGTGGCGGCCCACCTGAGCCGTGACGCGGGCCTGGCCCGCATCGACGCACTGATAGACGAAGCACTTGGGGGTCCGCAGCCGTGA
- a CDS encoding adenylyltransferase/cytidyltransferase family protein, producing MSELGAPAHRPHRVGYAPGAYDLFHIGHLNILRHARSQCDYLVAGVVSDEMAELAKGRRPMIPLVERLEIVRSVKYVDAAFVETVPDKVETWKQVRFDVIFKGDDWRGTPKGDKLEKDFAAVGVDVVYFPYTVHTSSTQLRRALDALSEPLSAERR from the coding sequence ATGTCCGAACTTGGCGCACCTGCGCACAGACCGCACCGAGTCGGGTATGCCCCGGGCGCTTACGACCTGTTCCATATCGGGCATCTCAATATCCTTCGGCACGCCCGGAGTCAGTGCGACTACCTGGTGGCCGGAGTGGTGTCCGACGAAATGGCCGAACTGGCCAAGGGGCGCCGCCCGATGATCCCGCTCGTCGAGCGGCTGGAAATCGTCCGCAGCGTGAAGTACGTGGACGCGGCGTTCGTCGAAACGGTCCCGGACAAGGTCGAGACCTGGAAGCAGGTCCGCTTCGACGTGATCTTCAAGGGCGACGACTGGCGCGGCACCCCCAAGGGCGACAAGTTGGAGAAGGACTTCGCCGCCGTCGGCGTCGACGTCGTCTACTTCCCCTACACGGTGCACACCTCCAGCACCCAGCTGCGCCGCGCCCTGGACGCGCTCTCCGAGCCGCTCAGCGCGGAGCGCCGCTGA
- a CDS encoding CDP-alcohol phosphatidyltransferase family protein produces MAKVGTALRELRGAQKSAKGVSLYSRFVNRPAGRYLAAASYALGLSPNQVTLVSAAFSFAAVAAVALVAPSWWLGVAVWAALAVGFAFDSADGQLARLRGGGSAAGEWLDHVVDCAKLTALHTCVLIAFHRFPEAYGTGGDGWLLVPLGFQFASVVTFFGGLLTEKLKPKPAPGSPAAAPSTLRAVALLPVDYGVFCLVFLVLGGGGLFRWAYAGFGVCAALFLLAFLVKWFRELDAVPR; encoded by the coding sequence ATGGCGAAGGTCGGGACCGCGCTGCGGGAGCTGCGCGGGGCGCAGAAGTCGGCGAAGGGCGTATCGCTCTACTCCCGGTTCGTGAACCGGCCCGCCGGGCGCTACCTGGCCGCCGCGTCGTATGCGCTCGGGCTGAGCCCGAACCAAGTGACGCTGGTCAGCGCGGCTTTCAGCTTCGCCGCGGTGGCCGCCGTCGCGCTGGTCGCCCCCTCGTGGTGGTTGGGCGTCGCCGTGTGGGCGGCCCTCGCCGTCGGGTTCGCCTTCGACTCCGCCGACGGACAGCTGGCCCGGCTGCGCGGGGGCGGCAGCGCGGCGGGCGAGTGGCTCGACCACGTCGTGGACTGCGCCAAGCTGACCGCCCTGCACACCTGCGTGCTGATCGCCTTCCACCGCTTCCCCGAGGCGTACGGGACGGGCGGGGACGGCTGGCTACTGGTGCCGCTGGGCTTCCAGTTCGCCTCGGTCGTCACCTTCTTCGGCGGGCTGCTGACCGAGAAGCTCAAACCCAAGCCGGCTCCGGGGAGCCCGGCCGCCGCACCGTCGACGTTGCGCGCGGTGGCCCTGCTGCCCGTGGACTACGGGGTGTTCTGCCTGGTGTTCCTGGTGCTCGGGGGCGGTGGGCTGTTCCGCTGGGCGTACGCCGGGTTCGGCGTGTGCGCCGCCCTGTTCCTGCTGGCGTTCCTCGTGAAGTGGTTCCGGGAGCTCGACGCCGTACCGCGCTGA
- the glgX gene encoding glycogen debranching protein GlgX yields MSSAAEQEAVDAAAVESAESVPVVGVDAVDAVDAVEAVEAVRGGGAAPPFPYANGRSGATAAPDREPALRAVTRPGPPVWPGSSHPLGARFRTGPDGTAGTNFALWAQGAEAVEVCLFDAEGAETRCALTELTHEIWHGFLPGVRPGQRYGFRVHGRWDPWTGARFNPAKLLLDPYARAVDGDFALPPEVYGHVRDWPQQYIADTVRDDRDSAPYVPKGVVVHDDDDWADDVRPKTPWADSVIYELHVRGFTMRHPGVPEELRGTYAGLAHPAAVEHLTRLGVTAVELLPVHQFAHEDHLLRRGLRNYWGYNSIGYFAPHAGYSSSGTAGQQVGEFKRMVKALHAAGIEVILDVVYNHTAEAGELGPTLSLRGVDNRGYYRLQSDQRRYADYTGCGNTLHAGRPHVLRLITDSLRYWVTEMGVDGFRFDLAAALARSMHDVDMLSPFLAVIAQDPVLRRVKLIAEPWDVGSGGYQVGAFPPLWTEWNDRYRDAVRDFWRGALPDVRDLGYRLSGSSDLYAWGGRRPYASVNFITAHDGFTLRDLVSYERKHNEANGEAGRDGTNDNRSWNCGVEGDPPGGTDARIGVLRRRQLRNLLTTLLLSTGVPMLVAGDEFGRTQGGNNNAYCQDNETGWVDWSLLEDPAWRELFALAARLVALRQEHPVLRRRAFFSGRPQGADGLRDLAWFTPAGTEMTERDWYAPAAALGMYLSGRDIPGRDERGRQVSDDSFLLLLHAGDRPVAWVLPAAPWAAGYELVLDTAREDQAAPPRTRHRGGETLTVPARSVLLLRVAS; encoded by the coding sequence GTGTCGAGCGCAGCCGAACAAGAGGCGGTGGATGCCGCCGCCGTGGAGTCAGCGGAGTCGGTGCCGGTCGTCGGCGTGGACGCCGTCGACGCGGTGGACGCGGTGGAGGCCGTGGAGGCGGTCCGGGGCGGCGGTGCCGCGCCGCCCTTCCCGTACGCCAACGGCCGGTCCGGCGCGACGGCGGCACCGGACCGCGAGCCGGCCTTACGGGCCGTCACGCGCCCGGGGCCCCCGGTGTGGCCGGGCTCCTCGCACCCCCTGGGGGCCCGGTTCCGTACCGGCCCGGACGGGACGGCGGGCACCAACTTCGCGCTGTGGGCGCAGGGCGCCGAGGCGGTGGAGGTGTGCCTCTTCGACGCGGAGGGCGCCGAGACCCGGTGTGCGCTGACCGAGCTGACGCACGAGATCTGGCACGGCTTCCTGCCCGGGGTGCGCCCGGGGCAGCGGTACGGGTTCCGGGTGCACGGCCGCTGGGACCCCTGGACGGGGGCCCGGTTCAATCCGGCGAAGCTGCTGCTGGACCCGTACGCGCGGGCCGTCGACGGGGACTTCGCGCTGCCGCCGGAGGTGTACGGACACGTCCGCGACTGGCCCCAGCAGTACATCGCGGACACCGTGCGCGACGACCGCGACTCGGCGCCGTACGTGCCCAAGGGGGTCGTCGTCCACGATGACGACGACTGGGCGGACGACGTCCGGCCGAAGACCCCGTGGGCCGATTCGGTGATCTACGAACTGCACGTGCGCGGGTTCACGATGCGCCATCCGGGTGTTCCCGAGGAGCTGCGCGGCACCTACGCGGGCCTGGCCCACCCGGCGGCGGTGGAGCACCTGACGCGGCTCGGGGTGACGGCGGTCGAACTGCTGCCGGTGCACCAGTTCGCGCACGAGGACCACCTGCTGCGCCGGGGCTTGCGCAACTACTGGGGGTACAACTCGATTGGCTACTTCGCCCCGCACGCCGGCTACTCCTCGTCCGGTACGGCCGGGCAGCAGGTCGGCGAGTTCAAGCGGATGGTGAAGGCCCTGCACGCGGCCGGGATCGAGGTCATCCTCGACGTGGTCTACAACCACACGGCGGAGGCGGGCGAGCTGGGCCCGACGCTGTCGCTGCGCGGTGTCGACAACCGGGGCTACTACCGGCTCCAGTCCGACCAGCGCCGCTACGCCGACTACACGGGATGCGGGAACACCCTGCACGCGGGGCGCCCGCACGTGCTGCGCCTGATCACGGACTCGCTGCGCTACTGGGTGACGGAGATGGGGGTGGACGGCTTCCGCTTCGATCTGGCGGCGGCGCTGGCCCGCTCGATGCACGACGTGGACATGCTGTCGCCGTTCCTCGCGGTGATCGCCCAGGATCCGGTGCTGCGACGGGTGAAGCTGATCGCCGAGCCGTGGGACGTAGGCTCGGGCGGCTACCAGGTGGGGGCGTTCCCGCCGCTGTGGACGGAGTGGAACGACCGGTACCGGGACGCCGTGCGGGACTTCTGGCGGGGCGCGCTGCCCGACGTACGGGATCTCGGGTACCGGTTGTCGGGCTCCAGCGACCTGTACGCGTGGGGCGGGCGGCGGCCGTACGCCTCGGTCAACTTCATCACAGCGCACGACGGTTTCACCCTGCGCGACCTGGTGTCGTACGAGCGCAAGCACAACGAGGCCAACGGGGAGGCGGGCCGCGACGGGACCAACGACAACCGCTCGTGGAACTGTGGGGTGGAGGGGGATCCGCCGGGGGGCACGGACGCCCGGATCGGGGTGCTGCGGCGGCGCCAGCTGCGCAACCTGCTGACCACGTTGCTGCTGTCCACGGGGGTGCCGATGCTGGTCGCGGGTGACGAGTTCGGCCGCACGCAGGGCGGCAACAACAACGCCTACTGCCAGGACAACGAGACGGGCTGGGTGGACTGGTCGCTGCTGGAAGACCCGGCGTGGCGGGAACTGTTCGCGCTGGCCGCGCGGCTGGTGGCGCTGCGCCAGGAGCATCCGGTGCTGCGCCGCAGGGCGTTCTTCTCGGGGCGGCCCCAGGGTGCGGACGGGCTGCGGGACCTGGCCTGGTTCACCCCGGCGGGCACGGAGATGACGGAGCGGGACTGGTACGCGCCGGCGGCCGCGCTCGGGATGTACCTGTCGGGGCGGGACATCCCGGGCCGCGACGAGCGGGGGCGGCAGGTGAGCGACGACAGCTTCCTGTTGCTGCTGCACGCCGGGGACCGGCCGGTGGCGTGGGTGCTCCCGGCCGCGCCGTGGGCGGCGGGGTACGAACTGGTGCTGGACACCGCGCGGGAGGACCAGGCCGCGCCTCCGCGCACCCGGCACCGGGGCGGGGAGACCCTGACGGTGCCGGCCCGGTCGGTGCTGCTGCTGCGGGTGGCGAGCTGA